DNA from Parageobacillus thermoglucosidasius:
GTTGGAAAAGAAGATAAAATTTGCTCAGCAATCGTTTCTGCCACTGCTTCGATTAACGAAAATCTCCGTTTTTCGACGACATTTCGGCAAATATCGTACACTTCTGCATAATTAATCGTATCATTTAACTGATCGCTTTTTCCAGCCTTTTGCAAATCCGTCTCAAGGATAGCGTCGACAATAAAGCGCTGCCCAAGCACGTTTTCTTCTGGAAGCACGCCGTGATATCCATAAAATTCCATGCGGTGAAGATAAATTTTATCGATCGTTCGCCACTCCTTTTCCAAGCATTGCATCCATCATTTTCACCATTCGCGCAATTGGCAATACATCGTGAACGCGGACGATATGAGCTCCCTTTGCGATTCCCAAGCATACGGTCGCTCCTGTCCCTTCGACTCGTTCATCAACCGGTAAATCAAGGACATGGCCGATAAACCGTTTCCGTGACGTGCCAAGCAAGAGCGGATATCCTAGTTTGGCAAATTCATCTAAACGGCGCATAATTTCCAGATTATGCTCCAATGTTTTCGCAAATCCGATCCCCGGATCTAAAATAATGTTTTCGTCTTTCACGCCTGCGCGTTTTACGATGGCGACACTTTCCATTAAATCAGAAATCATATCGGAAATTAAATCACGGTACTGAAGATCATGGCGATTATGCATTAAAATAATCGGAACATCATAAAAAGCGGCGACTTCCGCCATTTTCTCGTCTGCTTTTGCCCCCCATACATCGTTAATGATGTGCGCTCCCGCTTCGATCGCTTGTTTGGCGACTTCCGCTTTATACGTATCAATGGAAATAGGGACATTGATTTCTTGAGCGACCGCTTTCACCACAGGAATTACCCGCCGCAGCTCTTCCTCAAGCGATACTTTCTCAGCACCTGGCCGGGTCGATTCCCCGCCAATATCAATAATGTCCGCACCATCGGCAACAAGTTGCTTTGCGTGCTCCACCGCGCGGTCGAGATCATAAAACCGTCCGCCGTCAGAGAAAGAATCCGGCGTTACGTTGACAATCCCCATGACCATTGTTTTTTTTCGCAAATCCAGCTCGTAATCCCCGCAGCGCAGCACAAAAGGGGTTGCACTTGTTGTAGCCATCGCTCATTCCATCCTTTCTGCTAACTCGTATTTTGTCCATAAAAACGATGTGAAATGCTTGTAATGCTTCTGCAATAATGAAGTGACCGGCCCATCGGCACCTTGATAAGCACGGCCGTCCATTTGATAAATAGGGACGATTTCTTGAATAGAATTGGTCACAAATATTTCGTCCGCTCGTTGCAGATGATCAAGTGGATAAAAACCTTCTTGGCATTCGATTTTCAG
Protein-coding regions in this window:
- the folB gene encoding dihydroneopterin aldolase encodes the protein MEKEWRTIDKIYLHRMEFYGYHGVLPEENVLGQRFIVDAILETDLQKAGKSDQLNDTINYAEVYDICRNVVEKRRFSLIEAVAETIAEQILSSFPTVARCTIKVTKPNPPIKGHYESVAVEIVRGR
- the folP gene encoding dihydropteroate synthase; this translates as MATTSATPFVLRCGDYELDLRKKTMVMGIVNVTPDSFSDGGRFYDLDRAVEHAKQLVADGADIIDIGGESTRPGAEKVSLEEELRRVIPVVKAVAQEINVPISIDTYKAEVAKQAIEAGAHIINDVWGAKADEKMAEVAAFYDVPIILMHNRHDLQYRDLISDMISDLMESVAIVKRAGVKDENIILDPGIGFAKTLEHNLEIMRRLDEFAKLGYPLLLGTSRKRFIGHVLDLPVDERVEGTGATVCLGIAKGAHIVRVHDVLPIARMVKMMDAMLGKGVANDR